The sequence ACCGCCGCTACCCGCTGTCGGAGAGCCGGCTCGACGGCGACAAGATCGTGTGCGGCTATCACGGCTTCACCTACGACCAGACCGGCGCCTGCGTCTTCGTGCCGGGCCAGCAACGCATCCCGCGGACCGCGCGGGTCGCCGCGTACCCGGTGGTGGAGCAGGATTCGCTCATCTGGGTGTGGATCGGCGACGCCGACCGCGCCGACCCGACCACAATCCCCCGCGCGCCCTGGCTGGACGATCCGCGGTACACCGTGGTCCGCGGGATGGCGCCGCTGAACGCGCGATACGGCCTGCTGGTGGACAACCTGATGGATCTGTCCCACGAGACCTACCTGCACGGTGGCTACATCGGCACGCCCGAGGTGGCGAACACGCCGATCACCACCGAGGTCGACGACGAGCGCGGCGTCGTCTACGTCAGCCGGCACATGGACGACGCCGAGTGCCCGCCGTTCTACGCGAAGTCGACCGGCATCCAGGGCCGGATCACCCGCTGGCAGGACATCGAGTACCACCCGCCCTGCCTGTACCTGCTGCACAGCCGGATCGCGCCGCAGGGC is a genomic window of Micromonospora tarapacensis containing:
- a CDS encoding aromatic ring-hydroxylating dioxygenase subunit alpha, whose amino-acid sequence is MEFARNQWYVTAYGNEVGRDLLARTVLGEPLVLYRTESGVATVLADRCVHRRYPLSESRLDGDKIVCGYHGFTYDQTGACVFVPGQQRIPRTARVAAYPVVEQDSLIWVWIGDADRADPTTIPRAPWLDDPRYTVVRGMAPLNARYGLLVDNLMDLSHETYLHGGYIGTPEVANTPITTEVDDERGVVYVSRHMDDAECPPFYAKSTGIQGRITRWQDIEYHPPCLYLLHSRIAPQGVYPPAEGEDSDAFHAEIVYAITPSTEHTTYDFWAVARDFAVDDESVSEYLHQSNHTVVMQDVTALNILEQVIASEPDRYQELSINIDTGGLAARRLLARLVEAGTVGASGTVGAPR